The Bernardetia litoralis DSM 6794 genome includes a window with the following:
- a CDS encoding two-component regulator propeller domain-containing protein, with the protein MKYFWVIVLLFLYNFGFSQSQQLNEQELAFEIKSLDIENGLSQNTVNALLEDKDGFLWIGTDDGLNRYDGQTVVVYKHIRSDKTTIPDNQIQSLYQDKEGRIWIGTVAGLAFYDNNTNQFTSFRNNKKNTNSLVNNTVQAITEDKDGFLWIGTHEGLSKLDTKNNTFTNYIATQNDSLLLGGNDIKSLAIDAQNNLWIGTYKKGINKWSADRTQKKLYRYNKTDSTSLFGYTGNSFVIDKENQVWIATDRGFNKYNPKTDNFQHFTHNGYFYNLQAITQTQNGILYGISTDYIYTLNPSTQKLNRFKTTFGSIGTTASVIETQENTIWVATLNLGVVHFNPSKTNFQLYTKEKNNPNSLPNTNIWGITKTKDGIIWVGTETGITRLDRQKHEYKNIFKGNDKNDFKISGVTSLYRTKNKNVWIMGNFTICRLTDFSEEKGAKFVSLASSITDTTTLQSTSLAVLEDKTETLWIATFNGIYKLEPTTENDFGYKTKRFLKELTIWSIHEDKQGILWLGTNDGLVKTKRDNQNNIIGTTFYTSSQDLKSISSNIIRTITEDSKGNLWLGTTNGLNKMDKKNQTFEYWGDKNELANNAIYSILVDKKDNLWISTNRGIFKFLNDKESQSLDDDRRIIVYDTRDNLQSLEFNSGAYFQANDGEMFFGGINGFNSFYPKDIKPNTAKRKVILTELKLFGKTVKVNHEETQENNTRILLSQALKNTEKLDLTYEDKIITLEFVSPNFNKPEYDTYLYKLEGFDEDWNKTKTIRQATYTNLSAGNYTFRVKVINSDNIESEETTLKIVVSPPFWKTWWFVSFCGLLVISISIGFYRHKLKSVQTQNTKLESLVNERTSELREKNDEVNQRNEEINQQNEEILQQNQQLENQQKLVETAYENISILSEIGKQITSHLSVEMIVEMVYESVNKLLDASIFAIGIYNEKENSLDFINAKENGSTLTVHKTLLDEASLPSYCFNQNKEINIQDLQKEYTNYIPNKKINAIIGEVPESLIYVPINYKNETIGVLTVQSFDKNSYTKNNLNLVQNIAIYAAIALVNAKSYQQITEQSKAISLQNNNINASINYASRIQLAMLPPIEEIKKSFKHAFVFWLPRDIVSGDFYWFAEVENKVCIAAIDCTGHGVPGAFMSMIGNDILNHIVLEKKITNPAAILTHLHEQVSTALRQVETQNRDGMDMALCVYDKKIKELQFAGAKNPLYYIQNGELKDIAGSKFPIGGKWGKEKERIYENHILKIDQETTIFLCTDGYQDQFGGTNARKLMKKTMKSLFIEIADLEDYKQKLKLKKYFLDWKQEEEQVDDVLVMGFKVG; encoded by the coding sequence ATGAAATATTTTTGGGTAATTGTATTACTATTTTTATATAATTTTGGATTTTCGCAATCTCAACAGCTTAATGAACAAGAACTCGCTTTTGAAATAAAGTCATTAGATATAGAAAATGGTCTTTCTCAAAATACAGTTAATGCTTTGTTGGAAGACAAAGATGGTTTTTTGTGGATAGGGACGGATGATGGTTTGAATCGTTACGATGGACAAACTGTTGTTGTCTATAAACATATTCGTAGTGATAAAACTACAATTCCAGATAATCAAATTCAATCTTTGTACCAAGACAAGGAAGGTCGTATTTGGATAGGAACAGTTGCAGGACTTGCTTTTTATGATAATAATACAAATCAATTTACTTCCTTTAGAAATAATAAAAAAAATACTAATTCTCTTGTAAATAATACTGTTCAAGCTATTACAGAAGATAAAGATGGTTTTTTGTGGATAGGAACACACGAAGGATTATCAAAATTAGATACAAAAAATAATACATTTACAAATTATATTGCCACCCAAAACGATTCGTTGCTTTTGGGTGGAAATGATATAAAATCATTAGCCATTGATGCTCAAAATAATCTTTGGATAGGAACATACAAAAAAGGAATTAATAAATGGAGTGCAGACAGAACGCAGAAAAAATTATATCGTTATAATAAAACTGATTCTACATCATTATTTGGATATACAGGAAATAGTTTTGTCATTGATAAAGAGAATCAAGTTTGGATAGCAACAGACAGAGGTTTTAATAAATATAATCCTAAAACTGATAATTTCCAGCATTTTACACACAATGGCTATTTCTATAATTTACAAGCCATTACCCAAACTCAAAATGGAATTTTGTATGGAATCAGTACAGATTATATCTATACATTAAATCCTTCTACTCAAAAACTAAATCGCTTCAAAACTACTTTTGGTTCTATTGGCACAACAGCTTCAGTTATCGAAACGCAAGAAAATACAATTTGGGTGGCAACTTTAAATTTGGGGGTAGTTCATTTTAATCCTTCCAAAACGAATTTTCAACTTTATACCAAAGAAAAAAATAATCCAAATTCATTACCTAACACAAATATTTGGGGTATTACCAAAACAAAAGATGGTATTATTTGGGTAGGTACAGAAACAGGAATTACTCGCCTAGATAGACAAAAACATGAGTATAAAAATATATTTAAAGGAAATGACAAAAATGACTTTAAAATAAGTGGAGTTACTAGTCTGTACAGAACTAAAAATAAAAATGTCTGGATAATGGGAAACTTTACAATTTGTCGTTTGACAGATTTTTCTGAAGAAAAAGGTGCAAAATTTGTCAGTTTGGCGAGCAGTATTACAGACACAACCACACTTCAATCTACAAGTTTAGCCGTTTTGGAAGATAAAACAGAAACTCTTTGGATAGCGACTTTTAATGGAATTTATAAATTAGAACCTACAACAGAAAATGATTTTGGCTATAAAACAAAGCGATTCTTAAAAGAATTAACTATTTGGTCAATTCATGAAGATAAACAAGGGATTTTATGGCTTGGAACGAATGATGGGTTAGTCAAAACAAAAAGAGATAATCAAAATAATATAATAGGCACTACTTTTTATACTTCCTCACAAGATTTAAAATCTATCAGTAGCAACATAATTCGTACAATAACAGAAGATTCGAAGGGAAATTTATGGTTAGGTACAACCAATGGACTTAATAAAATGGATAAAAAAAACCAAACTTTTGAGTATTGGGGAGATAAAAACGAACTAGCAAATAATGCAATTTATTCTATTTTGGTAGATAAAAAAGATAATTTATGGATAAGTACAAATAGAGGGATTTTTAAATTTTTGAATGATAAAGAAAGTCAAAGTTTGGATGATGATAGACGAATAATTGTTTATGATACTAGAGATAATTTGCAAAGTCTGGAATTTAATTCAGGTGCATATTTTCAAGCCAATGACGGAGAAATGTTCTTTGGTGGAATCAATGGATTTAATTCATTTTATCCAAAAGATATTAAACCAAACACAGCAAAAAGAAAAGTAATTTTGACAGAACTCAAACTTTTTGGAAAAACGGTAAAAGTAAATCATGAGGAAACTCAAGAAAACAATACTAGAATTTTATTATCCCAAGCCTTAAAAAATACAGAAAAACTTGACTTGACTTATGAAGACAAAATCATAACTCTAGAATTTGTTTCTCCTAACTTTAATAAACCCGAATATGATACTTATTTGTATAAATTAGAAGGTTTTGATGAGGATTGGAACAAAACAAAAACAATTAGACAAGCTACTTATACCAATCTTTCAGCAGGAAATTATACATTTAGAGTAAAAGTAATCAATAGTGATAATATAGAAAGTGAAGAAACAACACTCAAAATAGTTGTTTCGCCTCCTTTTTGGAAAACATGGTGGTTTGTTTCATTTTGTGGATTGTTAGTAATTAGTATTTCGATAGGATTTTACAGACATAAACTGAAATCTGTACAAACTCAAAATACAAAACTTGAGAGTTTAGTTAATGAAAGAACTTCTGAACTTAGAGAAAAAAATGATGAGGTAAATCAAAGAAATGAAGAAATAAATCAACAAAATGAAGAAATTTTACAGCAAAATCAACAACTAGAAAACCAACAAAAACTTGTCGAAACGGCTTACGAAAATATAAGTATTTTGAGTGAAATAGGAAAACAAATTACTTCTCATCTTTCTGTTGAAATGATTGTAGAAATGGTTTATGAATCAGTCAATAAACTTTTAGATGCCTCTATTTTTGCTATCGGAATTTATAATGAAAAAGAAAATTCACTAGATTTTATTAATGCAAAAGAAAATGGCAGTACACTTACTGTTCATAAAACTTTGTTGGATGAAGCTAGTTTACCAAGCTATTGTTTTAATCAGAATAAAGAAATTAATATACAAGATTTACAAAAAGAATATACTAATTATATACCCAATAAAAAAATAAATGCAATAATAGGCGAAGTTCCAGAATCTTTGATTTATGTTCCTATTAATTATAAAAATGAAACGATAGGAGTTTTGACAGTTCAGAGTTTTGATAAAAATAGTTATACCAAAAATAATCTTAATTTAGTTCAAAATATTGCTATTTATGCTGCCATTGCTTTAGTTAATGCAAAATCTTACCAACAGATTACTGAACAAAGTAAAGCAATTAGCCTTCAAAACAATAATATAAATGCAAGTATAAACTATGCAAGCCGTATTCAACTAGCCATGTTGCCACCTATTGAAGAGATAAAAAAGAGCTTCAAACATGCATTTGTTTTTTGGCTTCCTCGTGATATAGTGAGTGGAGATTTTTATTGGTTTGCAGAGGTAGAAAATAAGGTTTGTATTGCTGCCATTGATTGTACAGGTCATGGAGTACCAGGAGCATTTATGTCTATGATTGGAAATGATATACTCAATCATATCGTTTTGGAGAAAAAAATAACAAATCCTGCTGCTATTCTCACTCATCTGCACGAACAGGTTTCCACAGCATTACGCCAAGTAGAAACCCAAAATCGTGATGGAATGGATATGGCTTTGTGTGTCTATGACAAAAAAATAAAAGAATTACAATTTGCTGGAGCTAAAAATCCATTGTATTATATTCAAAATGGAGAACTAAAAGATATTGCAGGAAGCAAATTTCCTATTGGTGGAAAATGGGGAAAGGAAAAAGAGCGAATTTATGAAAATCACATCTTAAAAATAGACCAAGAAACAACTATTTTCTTATGTACAGATGGTTATCAAGACCAATTCGGAGGAACAAACGCAAGAAAACTAATGAAAAAAACGATGAAATCTCTTTTTATAGAAATAGCTGATTTAGAAGACTATAAACAAAAACTAAAACTAAAAAAATACTTCTTAGATTGGAAACAAGAAGAAGAGCAGGTAGATGATGTGTTGGTAATGGGTTTTAAGGTGGGGTAA
- a CDS encoding two-component regulator propeller domain-containing protein: MMRYVFSITLFFLINFTFAQQNQNDKILKVEALNIQHGLSQSTVNDILEDRDGFVWIATDDGLNRYDGQKFTIYKHIRSDATTIPDNIVKKLHEDKNGKIWIGTVSGLCVYDKNTNQFKSYRNDDKNSNSLIDNYITALKEDKNFIWVGTQKGLSKFDTKKEIFTNYSVKEKDSLILGNNEITSLLIDNQNQLWIGTTKGLNVWTADRKPKDLFRYTVWKDSTTILGSRISSIYQDTKNRIWVGTTNCAHLYNPSSSNFQRFLLSNEEVYTVYKISETQNGEIWAASDDLIYKINPQSISVSIYTTSVNPIGNVQTMYSSKNGTMWIGTRDVGLIKYNPSANRFRLYKTEKGNKNSLVDRNIWAILKDSKGMVWVGTDEAISRINRNDTTSKNQISYYHFFKGNKNTDYQGKGAYSIVETDSGKMWFVVGTTIIRMDTLSKEKGGIFTSLLSKEDFNSVQSTLLYIHQDSKSTLWGASFNGIYQLIPVPITRENQLGYTTKAYLKGTEVWHVFEDSENILWLSTNKGLVKMIKNEQNEPTDFISYTSDPKDITSISSNTVRSITEDSKGNLWIGTNNGLNKMDKKTGTFEHWGERNELANYAIYGILADEKDNLWLSTNKGLFKFLNDEQSKSLADDRRIIVYDTRDGLQSLEFNTGAFYKAKDGELFFGGIEGLNSFYPKDIQANTEKRNVILTGLKVFGEKIKVNQEKEGRIVLPKALNNLEELNLTYEDKIITLEFVSPNFNKPEYDTYLYKLEGFDKEWNKTTTIKQATYTNLPAGNYTFRVKVINGDNIESEETTLKVSVSPPFWKSWWFISLCGLVVLGASIGFYKHRMKTVKIQNEKLEELVNQRTSQLKEKNEEVNQQNEEILQQNEQLEQQQRLVETAYQNVSLLSEVGKQITSNLSVEMIIEMVYDSVNKLLDASVFSIGIYNEDENTLDFINAKEKGETLPFHQTLLSNDNLPSYCFNQNAEMNIRDLQKEYNNYIPNQKLKVIEGEMPESLIYVPINYKNETIGVLTVQSFKKYTYDENHLSIIRNIAVYAAIALINAKSYQQITEQSEAITIQNKNITASINYASRIQRAMLPPIKEIKSSFDEAFVLWLPRDVVSGDFYWFTKIKDKTFIAAVDCTGHGVPGACMSMIGNDMLNHIVLGKEITDPSLILLHLHEQVSLVLRQSETQNQDGMDMALCVYDHTSKTMSFAGAKNPLYYIQNKKLNYIAGAKSPIGGRWSRNESDRIFKTHTIQINEPTTFFLCTDGYQDQFGGKKGKKLMKKTMKSLFAEIAEVKDDKQKEKLENYFFDWKKEEEQVDDVLVMGFKVGNSNNS; this comes from the coding sequence ATGATGCGATATGTTTTTTCAATTACTCTCTTTTTTCTTATCAATTTTACTTTTGCTCAACAAAATCAAAATGATAAAATACTAAAAGTAGAGGCTCTTAATATTCAACATGGTTTATCACAAAGTACAGTTAATGATATTTTGGAAGATAGAGATGGTTTTGTATGGATTGCTACCGACGATGGACTAAATCGTTATGATGGACAAAAATTCACTATTTACAAGCATATTCGTAGTGATGCGACAACAATCCCAGATAATATAGTCAAAAAGTTGCATGAAGATAAAAACGGTAAAATTTGGATAGGAACAGTTAGTGGACTTTGTGTTTATGACAAAAATACAAATCAATTTAAAAGCTATCGCAATGATGATAAAAATTCAAATTCTCTTATTGATAATTATATAACAGCTCTTAAAGAAGATAAGAATTTTATTTGGGTAGGAACACAAAAAGGATTAAGTAAATTTGATACAAAAAAAGAGATTTTTACAAATTATTCTGTCAAAGAAAAAGATAGTTTAATCTTAGGAAATAATGAAATTACAAGTCTTCTTATAGATAATCAAAATCAGCTTTGGATAGGAACAACAAAGGGTTTGAATGTTTGGACGGCTGATAGAAAACCAAAAGATTTATTCCGTTATACAGTTTGGAAAGATTCTACAACTATTTTGGGAAGCCGAATTAGTTCTATTTATCAAGACACAAAAAACAGAATTTGGGTGGGAACAACTAATTGCGCTCATCTTTACAATCCATCTTCAAGTAATTTTCAGCGGTTTTTACTTTCCAATGAGGAGGTTTATACAGTTTATAAAATTAGTGAAACTCAAAATGGAGAAATTTGGGCTGCTTCCGATGACTTAATTTATAAAATTAATCCTCAATCTATTTCTGTATCTATTTATACTACTTCTGTCAATCCAATAGGAAATGTTCAAACGATGTATTCTTCCAAAAATGGAACAATGTGGATAGGAACAAGAGACGTTGGTTTAATAAAATATAACCCTTCCGCCAATCGATTCCGATTATATAAAACTGAAAAAGGAAATAAAAATTCTTTAGTAGATAGAAATATATGGGCAATTCTGAAAGATAGTAAAGGAATGGTTTGGGTAGGAACAGATGAAGCCATTTCAAGAATAAATCGTAATGATACGACTTCAAAAAATCAAATTTCTTATTATCATTTTTTTAAAGGAAACAAAAATACTGATTATCAAGGGAAAGGGGCATATTCCATTGTAGAAACAGATAGTGGTAAAATGTGGTTTGTTGTCGGAACTACCATCATTCGAATGGATACTTTATCAAAAGAAAAAGGAGGGATATTTACTTCCTTGTTGTCTAAAGAAGATTTTAATTCTGTTCAAAGTACGCTTTTATATATCCATCAAGATTCCAAAAGTACGCTTTGGGGGGCTAGTTTTAATGGGATTTATCAGCTTATTCCTGTTCCTATTACTAGAGAAAACCAATTAGGTTATACTACAAAAGCCTATTTAAAAGGTACTGAAGTTTGGCATGTTTTTGAAGACTCTGAAAATATACTTTGGCTGAGTACCAACAAAGGGTTAGTCAAAATGATAAAAAATGAGCAAAACGAACCTACCGATTTTATTTCTTATACCTCTGACCCTAAAGATATTACCTCAATTAGTAGTAATACCGTTCGTTCGATTACAGAAGATTCGAAAGGAAATTTATGGATAGGAACAAATAATGGTCTTAATAAAATGGATAAAAAAACAGGCACTTTCGAACACTGGGGGGAACGAAACGAACTTGCAAATTATGCCATTTATGGAATTTTGGCAGATGAAAAAGATAATTTGTGGCTAAGTACAAACAAAGGACTTTTTAAATTTTTGAACGATGAACAAAGTAAAAGTTTAGCAGATGATAGAAGAATAATTGTCTATGATACTAGAGATGGTTTGCAGAGTTTGGAATTTAATACAGGAGCGTTTTATAAAGCAAAAGATGGAGAGTTATTTTTTGGAGGAATAGAAGGGCTTAATTCTTTTTATCCAAAAGATATTCAAGCAAATACAGAAAAACGTAATGTAATCTTGACAGGACTCAAGGTTTTTGGAGAGAAAATAAAAGTAAATCAAGAAAAAGAAGGTAGAATTGTATTACCAAAAGCATTGAATAATCTTGAAGAATTAAACCTTACTTATGAAGACAAAATTATTACCTTAGAATTTGTTTCTCCAAATTTTAATAAACCTGAATATGATACTTATTTATACAAATTAGAAGGTTTTGATAAGGAATGGAACAAAACAACAACTATCAAACAAGCTACTTATACCAATCTTCCAGCAGGAAATTATACATTCAGAGTAAAAGTAATCAATGGAGATAATATAGAAAGCGAAGAAACAACACTCAAAGTAAGTGTTTCGCCTCCTTTTTGGAAAAGTTGGTGGTTTATTTCTCTTTGTGGATTAGTTGTTTTGGGTGCTTCAATAGGTTTTTATAAACACAGAATGAAAACTGTAAAAATTCAAAATGAAAAATTAGAAGAATTAGTAAATCAAAGAACTTCACAACTAAAAGAAAAAAACGAAGAGGTAAATCAGCAAAATGAAGAGATTTTACAACAAAATGAACAGCTAGAACAACAACAGAGATTAGTAGAAACGGCTTATCAAAATGTCAGTCTTTTGAGTGAAGTCGGAAAACAAATTACTTCAAACCTTTCTGTTGAAATGATTATCGAAATGGTTTATGATTCGGTCAATAAACTATTAGATGCTTCTGTTTTTAGTATCGGAATTTATAATGAGGACGAAAATACACTAGATTTTATCAATGCAAAAGAGAAAGGCGAAACACTACCTTTTCATCAAACTTTGTTAAGTAATGATAATTTGCCTTCTTATTGTTTCAATCAAAATGCAGAAATGAATATCAGAGATTTACAAAAAGAATATAATAATTACATTCCAAATCAAAAACTAAAAGTAATAGAAGGCGAAATGCCAGAGTCATTGATTTATGTTCCCATTAATTATAAAAATGAAACAATAGGAGTACTTACCGTCCAGAGTTTTAAAAAATATACTTATGATGAAAACCATCTAAGTATTATCCGAAATATTGCTGTTTATGCAGCCATTGCACTCATTAATGCAAAATCGTATCAACAAATTACAGAACAAAGTGAAGCTATTACTATTCAAAATAAAAATATAACTGCAAGTATAAATTATGCTAGTCGTATTCAGCGTGCAATGCTTCCACCAATCAAAGAAATTAAGAGCTCTTTTGATGAAGCCTTTGTTTTGTGGCTTCCTCGTGATGTTGTGAGTGGAGATTTTTATTGGTTTACCAAAATCAAAGATAAAACATTTATTGCTGCTGTCGATTGTACAGGACATGGAGTTCCAGGGGCTTGTATGTCTATGATTGGAAATGATATGCTTAATCATATTGTTTTAGGAAAAGAAATTACTGACCCTTCACTTATTTTATTGCATCTTCATGAACAAGTATCATTAGTTTTGCGCCAGTCTGAAACACAAAATCAAGATGGAATGGATATGGCACTTTGTGTTTATGACCATACCTCAAAAACCATGTCTTTTGCAGGTGCAAAAAACCCTTTATATTATATTCAAAATAAAAAACTCAATTACATAGCAGGCGCAAAATCGCCTATTGGAGGGCGTTGGAGTAGAAATGAAAGTGATAGAATTTTCAAAACACATACTATACAAATAAATGAACCTACTACTTTTTTCTTATGTACAGATGGTTATCAAGACCAATTCGGAGGAAAGAAAGGAAAGAAATTGATGAAGAAAACAATGAAATCTTTATTTGCTGAAATAGCAGAAGTAAAAGACGATAAACAAAAAGAAAAATTAGAAAATTACTTTTTTGATTGGAAAAAAGAAGAAGAGCAAGTAGATGATGTGTTGGTAATGGGTTTTAAGGTCGGAAATAGTAATAATAGCTAA